In Verrucomicrobiota bacterium, one DNA window encodes the following:
- a CDS encoding Nramp family divalent metal transporter: MASIPYSTRQPDNEAPAKVSLPEVHRSIPIPAAASFWTRLWMFLGPGFLIAVGYMDPGNWATDLAAGAQFGYTLLFVILIASVMAILLQYLCIKLGIVTGQDLAQACRTDYPRWLSLSLWILAEVAIAACDLAEVLGAAIALQLLFKLPLIVGCILTGLDALLVLLLQGKGFRYVEAMVVGLIAVIAGGFAIELLWAHPYWFGVAAGFLPSPVLVTDPKALFISTGILGATVMPHNLYLHSAIVQTRAFDQAEPAKREAIRFASYDSGSALLFALLVNAAILIVSAAVFHESGHQDVAEIQDAYRLLSPLLGTGAASFVFAFALLLSGQNSTLTGTLAGQVVMEGFMRFRMQPWLRRLCTRLAAILPAVIIIGIYGERETTQLLVWSQVILSLQLSFAVLPLLLMTNSRRKMGNFANRGMIKALAWLTAVAIVVLNAILLFNQFTGNG, translated from the coding sequence ATGGCCAGCATACCTTATAGTACCCGCCAACCGGATAACGAAGCCCCTGCGAAAGTCTCGCTGCCGGAGGTGCACCGATCCATCCCGATCCCGGCGGCGGCCTCTTTTTGGACCCGGCTCTGGATGTTCCTCGGGCCGGGCTTCCTGATTGCCGTCGGTTACATGGACCCTGGCAACTGGGCGACTGACCTCGCGGCGGGAGCTCAGTTCGGTTACACGCTGCTGTTTGTCATCCTCATCGCAAGCGTGATGGCGATCCTGCTGCAATACCTCTGCATCAAGCTGGGCATCGTCACCGGCCAGGATCTCGCGCAGGCTTGCCGGACCGACTATCCGCGATGGCTTAGCCTGAGCCTTTGGATCCTCGCCGAAGTGGCCATCGCTGCCTGTGACCTGGCCGAGGTGCTTGGGGCGGCGATCGCCTTGCAACTGCTTTTTAAGCTGCCGCTCATCGTTGGATGCATCCTGACCGGGCTTGACGCGCTGCTCGTGCTGCTCCTCCAGGGCAAAGGGTTCCGGTACGTTGAAGCCATGGTTGTCGGCCTCATCGCCGTCATCGCCGGCGGCTTTGCCATCGAGCTCCTCTGGGCACACCCCTATTGGTTCGGCGTGGCGGCAGGTTTTCTGCCCAGCCCCGTGCTGGTAACCGATCCGAAGGCGCTCTTCATCTCGACCGGCATCCTGGGTGCCACGGTGATGCCTCACAACCTGTATCTGCATTCCGCGATCGTCCAAACCCGTGCGTTCGATCAGGCGGAACCGGCCAAACGCGAGGCGATCCGCTTCGCCTCCTATGATTCCGGATCGGCTTTACTGTTTGCGTTACTGGTGAACGCAGCCATTCTCATCGTCTCAGCCGCGGTTTTTCACGAGAGCGGGCACCAGGACGTTGCGGAAATCCAGGACGCCTACCGTCTCCTGAGTCCTCTGCTGGGAACCGGGGCGGCCAGTTTCGTCTTTGCCTTCGCCCTGCTCCTGTCCGGTCAGAACTCCACCTTGACGGGCACCCTGGCGGGCCAGGTTGTGATGGAAGGATTTATGCGATTCCGGATGCAGCCATGGCTGAGGCGGCTGTGCACCCGTCTGGCCGCAATCCTTCCGGCGGTGATCATCATCGGCATCTACGGGGAACGCGAGACCACGCAGCTTCTGGTTTGGAGCCAGGTGATCCTGAGCCTGCAGCTCAGCTTTGCCGTCTTGCCCCTGCTGCTGATGACCAACAGCCGCAGGAAGATGGGCAATTTCGCCAATCGGGGCATGATCAAGGCCCTTGCGTGGTTGACGGCGGTCGCGATCGTCGTTCTGAACGCAATATTGTTGTTCAACCAGTTTACAGGCAACGGGTGA